A single genomic interval of Aphelocoma coerulescens isolate FSJ_1873_10779 chromosome W unlocalized genomic scaffold, UR_Acoe_1.0 ChrW_unloc_scaf_5, whole genome shotgun sequence harbors:
- the LOC138102920 gene encoding small conductance calcium-activated potassium channel protein 2-like: MGESLRRLTPQPVSPDEMRLVLVRPTNRLNPTEARMGPSWRQQASPLSTITHCAGCTTTTTAWCSCGFNASDMGTPLQFQTGFYSQQQQHGQDKQSLLQQPQQQQTLCLQCNNCTYYGAAVAAARDNLPSLLCPSSPLSGALRTHSSPLSTSASSRQSSQLNVSELTPSSHAGSSRQPHQYPQYQQCHSLQQQQQAASPSSSGSSSSIRHHLYQQRRESNPFAEIAMSSCRYNGGIMRPLSNLSSRRNLHELDSESQPLQPPLAPAPEIVVSKPEHNNSNNLAPYGSGGTNNGGGKSSKKKNQNIGYKLGHRRALFEKRKRLSDYALIFGMFGIVVMVIETELSWGAYTKESLYSLALKCLISLSTIILLGLIIVYHAREIQVSREKGPSVPRLF, translated from the exons ATGGGGGAATCTCTCCGCCGTCTCACACCGCAGCCGGTCTCCCCCGACGAGATGCGCCTTGTTTTGGTCCGCCCGACCAATCGGCTGAATCCTACGGAAGCCAGGATGGGCCCTTCGTGGAGGCAGCAGGCCTCTCCCCTGTCGACCATAACGCATTGCGCAGGGtgtaccaccaccaccaccgcctGGTGCTCCTGCGGCTTTAACGCCTCTGACATGGGAACACCATTGCAGTTCCAGACGGGCTTCTActcgcagcagcagcagcacggccAGGACAAGCAGAGTCTtctccagcagccacagcagcagcagacccTATGCCTCCAGTGCAACAACTGCACCTACTATGGGGCCGCTGTAGCAGCAGCGAGGGATAACCTGCCCTCGCTGCTCTGCCCTTCTTCGCCTCTCTCGGGTGCCCTCAGGACTCACTCCTCGCCGCTCTCCACTTCCGCCTCCTCCCGGCAGAGTAGCCAGTTGAACGTCAGCGAGCTCACCCCCTCCAGCCATGCCGGCTCGTCCAGGCAGCCccaccagtacccccagtacCAGCAGTGCCAtagcctgcagcagcagcagcaagcagctagtcccagcagcagtggcagcagcagcagtattCGCCATCACCTCTACCAGCAGCGTCGGGAGAGCAATCCCTTCGCCGAAATAGCCATGAGCAGCTGCAGGTACAACGGCGGCATCATGCGGCCGCTCAGCAACCTTTCATCCCGCAGGAACCTGCACGAGCTTGACTCCGAGTCTCAGCCGCTCCAGCCGCCGCTCGCCCCTGCTCCGGAGATAGTGGTCTCCAAGCCTGAGCACAACAACTCCAACAACCTGGCGCCCTACGGCTCCGGTGGCACGAACAACGGCGGGGGCAAGTCCAGCAAGAAGAAGAACCAGAACATCGGCTACAAGCTGGGGCACCGCCGGGCGCTCTTCGAGAAGCGCAAGCGCCTCAGCGACTACGCGCTCATCTTCGGCATGTTCGGCATTGTAGTCATGGTGATCGAGACAGAGCTGTCCTGGGGCGCCTACACGAAG GAGTCTCTGTATTCCCTCGCTCTAAAATGCCTTATTAGCCTCTCCACGATTATCTTGCTTGGGCTCATTATTGTATACCATGCAAGGGAAATTCAG